One window of the Arvicanthis niloticus isolate mArvNil1 chromosome 23, mArvNil1.pat.X, whole genome shotgun sequence genome contains the following:
- the Cox8c gene encoding cytochrome c oxidase subunit 8C, mitochondrial, with amino-acid sequence MSRLLMLCSSLLRHRAVLFSKPGHSGRLSHSESPQNQVLSPTESAVGIAVFFTTFYIPMAYVLSNMKYFRGE; translated from the exons ATGTCTCGCCTGCTAATGCTCTGCTCTTCACTCCTCCGCCACCGTGCAGTCCTGTTCTCGAAGCCTGGCCACTCAGGCCGCCTCAGCCACTCAGAAAGCCCACAGAACCAAGTCCTGTCGCCCACG gaATCGGCTGTTGGAATCGCTGTGTTTTTTACGACCTTTTACATCCCAATGGCGTATGTCCTAAGCAATATGAAGTATTTCAGAGGCGAGTAG